From the genome of Dermochelys coriacea isolate rDerCor1 chromosome 1, rDerCor1.pri.v4, whole genome shotgun sequence:
CATTATAAGCAATATCCACCTAATACAAGCAAAGTTTATTCCTACTTTGAATGTcgtgaaaagaagactgagaactCCAGATTAAAGAAGGTGAAATATGAGGAAACAGTTTTTTACGGGTTGCAGTACATTCTAAATAAGTACTTAAAAGGTATTTGTCTCATAATTTCAGCAAAAACATAAATCTCCATATTTTTCTCCAAACTTCTTGAATTCTGATAGTTGAAGCAGTTTTTGGATTATTTTAgctcagtgtttgttttttaaatttgaaatctcATTTTATTCTCATGACTCTCAAAAAGAGATGTCATCTTTCATAAAATGGTCTTCTACATTCAGTGCCTTCTATTTTTGTTAGGTATCAGAGATATTCAGCAAACTAAAAACTACAAAAATGAATAACAAGTATTTTTATCTTTGAAGATGTTAGTGTTTTAGATAAATGGTCATCTGAAACATCAAAACTTAAAAGATCAGAACCAAAGATAAGTTACctggaatcattaaaaaaggtaGCAACACCACTCTCTCTTTGAGAGTCAATTAAGATTTGGAGGAAAATAAGTTTTATGTTCAAAACTTGAAAAATGTACAGTCTGTATTTGCTAATTATATGCATGTTTTAGTAACTTGTGTTTAAGTGTATTTTCCTTTAAATCTAGTAATGATCTATAACAATTTTAATTGTGTGGTAGCTAAGTGTGCATTTTTCTCCCAGACCACTTAAGTGTACATCTTAAAACTTCACATTGCATTATAAACTCGTGTTTGGAGGTACAATTTGTTTTTTGCACTTCAAGTAAAAACCATGTATTGTGATTCTTCCtgtaatttcattttctgttataccaaaaaatatttttccttcatcATTGGTCTCAGACTGTGTGGCATTGGTGGAGTCTTGGTTAGGATTTGCAATCTCAGTTCTTGCCAAATGTTGGCACTCCAGTAAAAAAATCATTTGGCAATCCCATATCATTCACTGTGAAAAGCGTAGGGTCTgaacttcctcttttttttttacctccttGAATTAGGAAAATTGTCTCAAAATAATCACAGCATGATCAGTATACTTAGTCTCCAAAATCTCATTCTGGGGTGGGTTGGCAGAGACTAGCTGACATTACTATAACAGCTCCTATAGAGATCGAAAGGATTACAGAACACTACTAAACTTAATTCATTTTAGCATTTATGGAATGTGCCAGGTTAATAGTCCTGTAGATTGAAGTCCCCTGTTTAGCCACAAAAAGAGTATGACAGAGGCAATAGCATTGCAAGCTTCCTCAGAGTGTCCTGCTAAGGTGCCTCAATCCTGTTTTTGAAGGGATCATCAGTGTGGAGGAACGTAGCTTCTTATCCACGCTAATTCAGACTTTGGGTGCTTTACTGAGTGTTGTGACTCCTTCTCTGGGAATTGTGTTGAGGGCATCAACGCATTTCATGTAGATGCTGACCAGCCATCCGTTGATGATGACCTCAAATTATTACCACCCTGAGCTGAATTTGAACTACTGATCTATAAGTGAAAGGTCTTCTATTCCAATACCAATTTTCTTAGCCATCCTGTCTCTCTTACAATACAACTTTAAAGCCAAAAATGATGCTTGTAAGCATAGCATTTGCTATTACATGTTTGCCCTTCAAAAGCTCTTTGGACACAAAGTAACTTTTTCATGTCTGGGAGGAGTCTTTGATAATGAAAGCCTCATCTTTTATTTATTCATAAAGAGCTGCTTAATAATGCTTGGCATTAAAAAATTATCACGTTGTCTGAACTTACTTTTAAGCTATTTTTCATTGCAGGCAAAGTGATAACCAAAGAGAAAATCCAGGAAGCCAAAGAGGTATACAGGGAGCATTTTCAAGATGATGTCTTCAATGAAAAGGGATGGAGCTATATTCTTGAGGTACAAAATATTCTTGAGGTATATTTTAATTCACGGTAATTCTAGGTAGAATTTGTGAATCGGAGGATTAGTTATTTCCGTCTTTAGGATCACTGCTGTAGTCTGCAAGGACTAGCAGCTGTCACAGAATAATCAAATAATTGTAAATCCATGAAGCAAAGTAGTTTTCATCCTTACAAATTCCAAATATGGCTTTGTGGGTAATAGGGATTTATTGCTGCCGTCACCTGCTAGTATGAGTTGGGGCTCGTTGGCAAATTTCAATATGTAATACAATATTTAGTGCCTGGTTATGTCATTTAAATCACTTTCTCTAATTAATCATAGTAGTGCTTTCTGCATTAGAAGAAAAGCTACAACTTTTTGCATGAGCAAATAGTAAAtggagaaaatacattttaattgttaTATGAAAATCGGGTGTCTAAATTTTGTCGTGCTACTTAAAATAAGTTTCTCTATGAGATATAGAGAATAGTTAGAAGTTATTTTGGAGATTTTGTCTCAGaaaaattatctttgaaaatgttttcttaatgtataattttttttcaaagaaatgaGAGCTTTTTCCCTTTTAAGTGTGGGCAGATTTGTTCCAGACTTTCCACTCCCTGAAGCTTGCTGCCTTTCCAATTTTTATGATAGACTAAACTATTTCTTCGAAAGCATTGCATATTTCATTAGTGATCGTGACTGCGGTATTTGATGGTATGTGGGTATGAACATATTGGCGTGTCTGGATGTCCTTCAGCAACCAAAATGGACAATAAGAATGGAAATTCTCCACTTTCACAAAGTGTAACATTAGTGACCAGATGAATCAAACTATTTTTCTCCATTCTACCATTAACTCAAGAAtgctaaagtgtgtgtgtgtgtgtgtgtgtgtccacttCTGTTCATAGATCCTTTGAATACATTAAGATTTTTCCATATTACTTCTCCTCCTGAAGAGAACCAGAACTTATTTTACTGTTTAATCACTtggtttcctttttcctctttagTTTGTCCCTTTTTAACACCATTAGCTCACCAATAAATAATTTAAAGCCTTATTGTAAGACAGTCTTTACTAGGCTTCTGTCTTGGGAGGTTGTAATAGGCTGGGTCATCTTTGGTCAGTCTGGTTAACTGGTTCCTTGCAGTATATAAATATGATAAGGCTCTTAAACAGGAAAGGACTCAGATGATACTTCTAAAACTCTAGTGATTTCTTGGAAATACCTGGATTTCTTGGATGCATCTCCATGAGAAAgtgaagcagtgagggcaaaagatctatctggctttaagattctactcgataagtttatggaggagatggtatgatgggataatgtgattttggtaattaattgatctttaaatattcaggataaataggtctaatcccctgagatgggatattagatgggtgggatctgagttacccaggaaagaattttctgtagtatctggctgatgaatcttgcccatatgctcagggtttaactgatcgccatatttggggtcgggaaggaattttcctccagggcagattggaagaggccctggaggttttttgccttcctctgtagtatggggcacgggtcacttgagggaggattctctgctccttgaagtctttaaaccatgatttgaggacttcaatagctcagatataggtgaggtttttcgtaggagtgggtgggtgagattctgtggcctgcgttgtgcaggagatcggactagatgatcagaatggtctgttctgaccttagtatcaatGAAAGTGCTTCTGAAATTCTGAAtggaagtgttttatttttaaaaaaattattctgattAATCTTTGATAACTGGAGCTGttgaagcagcattttgacaTGCATTGGGATATCGCTGGCGAATGTGTTTTGATACTAGCTACAAAACTGCACCATTTTTCTAAAGCAGTACCATTTTGGTACATATGTTCATTTTAACACACTTTTGTACccttaatggaaagactcctaagGCATGTTCCTTTAGGTCTACCCAACCTGCTACTCATCAGTTTAGTTCATCGTGCTATTTCAGTAGCTTATAATAGTTATTTTACAGTTGCTGTCTCATAATTTATTCATTGCAAACAGGCTGCTACATCATATATTCCACAGAGTGTTGAATATTTCAAACATGAAAGTTAATATTGACAATTGTTTTGAAATTGAAAGAACAAAATTTTGGGAGACTGGATTCCATGGTCAGTGGATAGAGTAGATGAAACTTTTTTAGAAAGAATGTACACTGAATCCCATTTAAAGATATTAGTTCTCTTAAAACAAATGTCTGCACCAAAACATAAtgagaccatttaaaaaaatagatgccAGTTGGCGTAACCATCAATGTAAAACACCACAGAAAACTGAATGGCAAAGATCTGTTAAATGAATGCTTCTGtggaccaattttttttttttttttttttttttttaaacagcagggTCTCCTTAAAGGAGTGTGTTCAAAGAATAACATTGTTAAATATCCTTTGGTGGACCATGGTtattcatttggtggaaatggtgctttttaaaatttataggTTTTGGCGTATTTGAGTGGTGGGGgctgttgggggtttttttgttttttgttttttttaatatttagattTTTCACTGTAAATACTTTCTTTTTAGCAAATATAAAGCCTGactttgctccactgaagtcaatggaagcaggGCTAGCCCAGCTGTTCCTACTGTCTAATGCTACTATTAATTTCTCTTACAGAAGTATGAAGGGCATCTTCCGATAGAAGTAAAGGCTGTTCCTGAAGGCTCAGTCATTCCCAGAGGAAATGTACTATTCACAGTAGAAAACACGGATCCAGAGTGCTATTGGCTCACTAACTGGATTGAGGTCAGTCTTTAAAAAtgaagctttcattaaaaatgaagaatAGGTTCACAGTCATTCTACTTGGGTTTAGGGTAAGATCTCTGGAACCAGCTGGTTTCTGTTTTCaaaagatgtctgtctgtctcttgaaGCCTGCTGCAGAAGTGTTGTATGATAGGCTTATTTAATAAATAGGGGAAATTCACAACAGTGCTCAGACATGTTGTGGGGATTGACTTTTGTGTGCATTGGTCTGAAGCTCAAGAAGTTTGACTTCTACAGTGAGTAGTTGCTTGGCCCACCTCACAATAAAAAGGacttatttaaattaaatctgacTCTTAGGCAAACTATTTTGGACACAGCCAATATTTCTTGGCTCATTTCTAAAACAGTGTAAAAAGAGTGTAATTGTAAGTTAATAGATGGTAGAATTGGGAAGTGATTTCCCAATAAGTCACTCGTGCATATGTTGACACCGTTTGCTGTACCTAATTTTGCTAAGTCTTTGCAGTGCCCATATAGATTTCCCCCTTGGTTTATTGCCAGTAGCCCCAGTTGTGCTTGGCTCATTGCCAAGTGGGGATTTTTTGAGTCTTGATCAAGCATATTTCATTTATGTGCACCTGATAAcaatggggttttttgttgttgtagacTATTCTTGTTCAGTCATGGTATCCAATCACAGTAGCCACAAATTCCAGGGAGCAGAAGAAAATTTTGGCAAAGTATTTGCTAGAGACATCTGGCAGCTTAGAAGGACTGGAGTACAAACTGCATGACTTTGGCTACAGAGGAGTTTCTTCACAAGAGGTAACACTAATTTGCCCAATAGCTTGAGAAGTCTAATTCTATTTAAACAAATGTAGTACAGCCAGGAATTTATAGTATTTTGGCACAAATATCTTTTGACTATTTGACTCTTTGGTGTCTTGTAATGTTATGAAAGTCTGGATTATTGGAGCAGTGTGTATTGGGAGTACTTTATTGAGaacatttttccttctcttcgTACCTCCAGGTACAAAATTAAAGAAACTGCAGTTTACTTAAATATCAAGACCTGGAGGACTTTTCTCTTTATGGAAATGATCTTCTGGATAGTATGAGACTGTGTTTAAACTAAATACAGGAGAAACTAGAATTAAACAAGAGATTTGCTGTAACAGAACTAATCCTGTACGATACTTAATGATTAGGCTTCATGATTTGGCACTGTAATTTAAAGTCATGTCTCTGTTTCTCAGACAGCAGGAATAGGAGCATCTGCTCACTTGGTAAACTTTAAAGGAACTGACACAGTAGCAGGAAttgctttaattaaaaagtaCTATGGAACGAAAGACCCTGTTCCAGGATATTCTATTCCAGCTGCTGAACACAGgtaaaatcccccctcccccagttgtTTGAAATCTTTTCTGAATTTCGTTATTTCTAGTATTAACACAACTATTTTTCCATGTCCTTTCTTTGCATGTGGAAATGCTTGCTTCACTCCACGTAGCGAGGCAGATAAAACCTCTTCAGTCTTTTTGTGTGGCACACTGTATGAGTAGATACTAGTCCAGCTGTTAAGGCAGAAGTGAACCTTGCCAGCTGATGCATGATGAACCTTGCCAGCTAATGTactgatctattttttttaagaaacttaTTTAGGTTCAAAATGAGActgaaacttggggggggggggttgagtcAAGTTGTAAAGTCATAGCTAAAACATATAGAACACTTGTATTCTCAATGGGCAGCAATTTGATACTGGGTTCCAATTCTTTAGTACaggtctttaaaaatatatgagaAGTCATGAAAGTTGCCAGTgtcagcactctcaactcaagACCTCTTTCCCAAGAAGAGGTAGTTATGGTATGGTATAATAAGCTTCCCATCATGTCAGGACCCTGGCTGAAGAATTAGTCCTATCTATGTGATCAATCCTTGATCTCTACTGACCCTGCCAAGAAGGATGAGAATTGTGAGAGTGGTGGTTATATTCTGAACACTCTTATGAGACTGACACTCATTCATTTCAAACATTGTATCAGAGTCGTTAGCTGGTAACTTTCAGCCACTGGTGACCTGTACTGGATTTTGATACAGAGATGAAAGTCTCAATCTCATTTACTTGTGCTATCCAGTCTACCCTCTTAAATGGATAAAAACTTTGCACCACTCATTATTCTTAGTGAATAAAAGTTTAGTGTTTAGTTTAATAACTATTCTAATCTGGTAAACTGGGGTACGTGATTCCATTTTGAACACTGGATTTACTTTGTATAGTGGTCATCTCTGAGCAGTAAATATCTGTCCAGGTCAGCATTTCTGGAGCAATCTAAGTATGGGATTTAATGACTAATTGGAAATCTAGAGAACTATTGTATAAATTGGTGGAAGTTCAACAGGTTGCCCAGTGCTTTCGATTTTTTTAAGGCTTGGCAGAAGTAACTAAATTTAAAGTGTAATTTAAGAAAATATACTGAACAGCTGTAATAAATGTTCTGTGCAGTTCAGTGGCATGTTAAAGTGAACAGCTTAAGTAGTCCCAGTTGAGATTCTGTTTGACAAATGCATATTGCAGCCATTCTCTCCAAGCCACTAATGAGTTTGAGAGGCTCGTGCAAGCCGCTTCTCAGATTGTTCCAAGATCTCCGGGATTGGAGTGCTGTCAATGCTGTGCTTGTAGCTGGCACCTTGCCGTGCATGTTCCCATTATTGCCACAGCTCCTCTTGGAAAAGAAACTTCCTTTTTGCATCTGTTTGCCAACATTGCTGAGGGTGCctgtggggggaagagagccACCAGAGTGGATAAAtgcttttagtttttaaaaaaatctattttaaattttaattgggACTGTTTGTGGTGCTAGTTCGTACCATGTTATAGTCTTAAATCACTAAATAGGATGTTTCATACTTGTTTTAGCTTCCTAATTATTTGTAGAATTTCAGATATTGCATGCTCTTTTCTACTGGGAAATTTCACAATTAACGTGCTCGTCTATTGCTGAAAAAGGCAATTCCAGGGCCTCATTAACATCCTTTTATATGGTAACAACAGAAACAcaaatttacaaaacaaataGCTCGTGCTGTCTTTGTAGTCAACACCACCttctaaatattttccaaaagtcGTGAAAGCAGAAATGCTTTGACCTTGCTATACTCCTTATATTAGTTTCGcagttttgaagtcaataggattattGCTCGTAGGTCActtggttgcttttgaaaatcctgaccCTTAAAAGATTTAAATACGGGTCACGGAGCTTTAACCGTaggcttttatttttgaaaattttggcctgttTGTATGCAAGTTAGCAATGACTTTGTTAATGTTGTGGAAAATCTaacaccctgatcctgcaaatgcttacacaTCTGCTTAATTTAACTGTTGTGAATCATCTCAGTTCATTTGTAACTGCACAATCAGGGCCGACATAGTGATCCATTGCTAACACTAAAGCAGTTTTTTTTCTGAAGTGACAGATTTTTGTGCCACCAAGAGAAGTTTTTACTGATGTATAATTTTAGTGCCAAGTGCTGCAAACATATAAGCATgttgcttaacttcaagcacgaGTAGTTTCATTGTAGTCAATAGGACTATTTGATGTAAGTAGTTCTGTATCTGGTTTAGTGTTAGAAGTATTTAAGGCCTTGATGCTGCAGAGTTTTACAAAACTGCACAGGTAAAAAATAAGATTCCCATCTGgtatcagcattttaaaaaaaaaaaaaaaaaaccagcaattATAGGTAAATCCCTTCACCCTGGCATGCattacacccccccacacccccccagcTAGGGTGCTcctgcaggaggagaaggaggtggagcTGAGCTGCTGCTGAACAGCCAATCTGTCAGGCTGGAGGATGAAGGAGCTAGTCCTGAAAGGAAGCCAGGTGCATGCCCCCTGCTAGCAAAATACTTACTAGCTCATCCACTCCCCAGCAGTAGAGGACTCTCTCcttactcctcctcctcttccctccctccggccacacacacacacacacacacacacagaggccagagtgctgcttcctgttcagcctggttCCATAGTCTTATGGATGCCTGCTCCCCACTCTGCTGCCTCTGCAAGGGCTCTTCCTTCACTCACTCCACCACTATCTGCAAAAGGGGGGACAGGACACAGAACCTCAAGCACCGCCACCAGCAAGAGGGATCTCTTCCATCATATCCTGTACCCAGTTTTGGGAAATCAGCTTGCAGCCAAGTAGAGGGAGATTTTATTTATTCTACACTGCTCTAATCTACAGAGTAATTAACCAGCCACTAGTTAGGCTTGGTCTCCAAGTTGGGAAATGTAGACAGGAGCCCTCTACAAAGTACAATAGACCTCAGATTGAAGGGGATGGGTGAAGTTTGTTGGGTCGCTGCCTAAGAAGATAGTAAGATGTTAAGGCAGAACCATTTTTGAGAGATTCCCTTCTAAAACTATTAGCAGCAATACATTGATTCACCCTCTTTTATAGTTCATATAAACTTCTTGAAGATATTTAAAGGACTGTCAGTTTGTATTATAGTTTGGCTTTAGTTAGAGTACCTTTTAcatacagaaaaatacaaaatatgtgATTTGGCTGACTCATGAACTTCAGTCTAATGCAGATCTTCCACTGATTTTCCAGTACCATAACCGCTTGGGGGAAAGACCATGAGAAAGATGCTTTTGAACACATAGTGACACAGTTTGCTTCAGTGCCTGTATCTGTGGTCAGTGACAGCTATGACATCTACAATGCTTGTGAAAAAATATGGGGTGAGGACTTAAGgcatttaattgtatccagaagTCCAAAGGCACCACTGATTATTAGACCAGATTCTGGAAATCCTCTTGACACTGTGTTAAAGgtaatacttttaaaataatccttCCTATGTAGAATTTTGAAATGGCTGTCTAACACATTTGGGAAATTTTATTATTGATGATCTAAAACTATTACTGCACTAGGGTATTTCATGTGTGATAAATCCAAAAATGTCCCTAATTAACCTTATCTGAGGAAACTCTGTTCCACATTCCAAATAGCTTGGTTTTTACCAAGCCAGTTATTCAACTGCTTACagtttttaaagccatttttggGTCCCTTTTAGAACTCTGCAAGATTAGTCAGTGTATATACTGTTCTTCAAGCAGTTTTGAAATTCTCAGTTGTGATGCAGAAAGATTCAGGGATAATACAACATATATTATTGTCTCAGCACTTTCCAATAAGAAGTAAAATAGGAGGCTGACTAAGTATTAATCAAATGCCGAGCTAAAGTGACCTTTCTCACCACTtaagaaaagcctgaaaatccAGAGTCACTTAACATTGAACGTTAAATTACACATGCTGCACCTACCAGAAAAACTCCAGACCCTGTCAGACTTGCATTTAAACCGGAGACGCTTGCTCTTGAACAACCAAAGAGCCACTTCATCATACAGAACTGTagaataagaatggccatgctgggtcagaccaaaggtccacctagcccagtatcctgtcttccgagagtggccaatgccaggtgcccctgagggaatgaaccaaacaggtagtcatcaagtgatccatttcctgtcgctcattcccagcttctggcaaacagttttgagagccttttgtagctcttcgcagtctgaccctgggacttaattatcttgagtagttttgtatcatctgcaaattttgtcacctcactgtttgccccttttttttcagatcatttattaatatgttgaataggactggtcccagtatagatccctgGGGTACatcgctatttacctctctaatttattcctaccctttttgtttcctatctttttaaccagttaccaatccatgagtggaccttccctcttatcccatgacagcttactttgcttaagaccctgtggtgagggaccttgttaatcatattctgaaaatccaagtacactatatccactgaatccccgttgtccacatgcttattgacccccttaaagaattctagcagattggtgaggcatgatttccctttacaaaaaccatgttgactcttgcccaacaaattatgttcatctatgtgtctgtcaattttgttcttgactatagtttcaatcagtttgcctggtactgaaatcagggTCACCAgtgtctgtaattgccgggatcatctctggagccctttattaaaattggcatcacattagctatcctccagtcatttggaacagaagctgatttaaatgataggttacatactacagttagtagttcttcaatttcacatttgagttccttcagaactcttgggtgaataccatctggtcctggtgacttattactgtttagttttatcagtttgttccaaaacctcctctaatggccCCTCAATCTGAGACtggtttctcagatttgtcacctaaagagAATGTCACAGGTTTGGGAATCCTTCTCATATCCTCAGCTAtgaagattgatgcaaagaattcatttagtttctccgcaatggccttatcatccttgagtgctccttcagcatctcaattgtccagtggccccactagttgtttagcaggcttcctgcttctgatgtacttaaattttttgcaattgctttttgagtctttagctagctgttctttgcatttgtttttggccttcctaattatatttttacacttcatttgccagagtttatgctccttttaaTTTTcgtcactaggatttaacttccactttttaaaggatgcctttttgtgtctcactgcttcttttactttgtttagccacagtggcacttttttgtttctcttactatgtttttaatttggggtatacatttaagttgaacctctcatggtgtcttttttaaaattttccacacagcttgcagggattttacttttggtgctgtacctttttagcttctgtttaactaacctcattttttgtgtagtttccctttctgaaattaaatgctacaatgttggctgctgtggtgttttccccacgacagggatgttaaatttaattatattatggtcactattaccaaggggtctagctatattcacctcttggaccagattctttGCTCCACTTacgactaaatcaagaattgcctctcctcttgtggattacaggactagctgctccaagaatcagtcatttaaggtgtcaagaaactatctcctgtcctgaggtgacatgtacccagtcaatatggggatagttgaaatcccctattattgttgagtttttaattttaatagcctctctcatctccctgagcatttcagtcactatagccatcctggtcaggtggtcagtaatatatccctactgctatattcttattattagagcatggaattgctaaccatagagattctatggtacgatttgtttcatttaagatttttactttatttgattctactctttttctttcacatatagtgccactcctacACCAGCAAGACCTGTtctatccttctgatatattttgtaccctggtgttACTGTGTCACATTGATGATCcttattccaccaagtttctgtgatgcctattatatcaataccttcatttaatacaaggcactatAGTTCACCCATCCTATTATTTAGACTCTAGCATTCATATATAAGCACTTtcaaaacttgtcactttttagctgtctgccattacatgatgtaattgaacgggactttttttcatttgactgtttctcatcagatcctacctgtattatttttttcttccatcctctcctcttaCTAGAGCATAGAggatctccattaatagatcctcccctaagggatatctctgtctgaaccacatgctcctccacacTTGTCGGCTTTTCCCCAGGCCTTAGTTCAAAAACTGCTCTAAGACACTGTTTAATTTTAAGTGTCAGCAATCTGGTTCTAATCAggtttaggtggagcctatccttcctgtataggctccccttttccccaaaatttccccagttcctaataaatctaaatccctcctccctatgtcatcgtctcatccatgcatttaGACCCtgaagttctgcctgtctaactggtgCTACATGTGGAACCGGAAGCacttcagagaatgctaccagggaggtcctggacttcaatctcttacctagcagcctaaatttgtcctccaggacctctctcctatccttccctatgtcattggtacctacatataCCACAActactggctcctccccagtactacacataagtctatctagatgcctcgagagatgTGCAACTTTTTccccaggcaggcaagtcaccatgtggttTTCCCGGTCATCGCATTATGCCACACAAGAAATCTAAAGCTATTTAGAACACAGACACTTGAATGTAGAAATCATATCATAGAAGCTAACAATACCATTCCATTAGAGTAACTTTCAGTGCTATTATATGTTGGCTATCTATTAGGACAAATACAGATTTAACCTGTCTGGgtatctttcccccccccccccccaagggcaaGTGCTAGATCACCATAGGAACTTTGCTTAATCTCTCTTTCTCAGAACCATGAAAAAAGTCAGTGTGGATCAGGATCTAAATTTTGAGTATTGCTAGTTAAACTGAGACCTCTGACAGCAATCCTTAATCCATGAGGCGTATGGTGCTAACAGATCTGAGAAACGTGAAGGGCACATCCACTGTTTGCATTGTGTAAAGTAAagagatgtgtttttttttaaaaaaaaaaaaaaacaaaaacagaaaacgaGAGAATAACATGCTGGTCGACCTACTGAGGAGAGTCTAGCTGCCAATTTGTGGTTGAGCAACAAGAGGTGGGGATTGGGTGTGATTAGTCCTCTTTAGCCATGTGACTATACAGACCCTATTGTCTCCTAAGCCATTTTCTTCTAAACCACCCTCTGCACAATGGCTGAAGTATTTAAAGTACA
Proteins encoded in this window:
- the NAMPT gene encoding nicotinamide phosphoribosyltransferase isoform X3, with amino-acid sequence MLILGVRSSKQTSSVPLLLPGLQRHSRTKTDQSCHFSLLLFKTQVTHYKQYPPNTSKVYSYFECREKKTENSRLKKVKYEETVFYGLQYILNKYLKGKVITKEKIQEAKEVYREHFQDDVFNEKGWSYILEKYEGHLPIEVKAVPEGSVIPRGNVLFTVENTDPECYWLTNWIETILVQSWYPITVATNSREQKKILAKYLLETSGSLEGLEYKLHDFGYRGVSSQETAGIGASAHLVNFKGTDTVAGIALIKKYYGTKDPVPGYSIPAAEHSTITAWGKDHEKDAFEHIVTQFASVPVSVVSDSYDIYNACEKIWGEDLRHLIVSRSPKAPLIIRPDSGNPLDTVLKVLEILGKKFPVVENAKGYKVLPPYIRVIQGDGVDINTLQEIVEGMKKNKWSIENVSFGSGGALLQKLTRDLLNCSFKCSYVVTNGLGVNVFKDPVADPNKRSKKGRLSLHRTPNGDFVTLEEGKGDLEEYGHDLLHTVFKNGKVMKSYSFDEVRKNARLKDSELEVAPH
- the NAMPT gene encoding nicotinamide phosphoribosyltransferase isoform X1, with the translated sequence MLILGVRSSKQTSSVPLLLPGLQRHSRTKTDQSCHFSLLLFKTQVTHYKQYPPNTSKVYSYFECREKKTENSRLKKVKYEETVFYGLQYILNKYLKGKVITKEKIQEAKEVYREHFQDDVFNEKGWSYILEKYEGHLPIEVKAVPEGSVIPRGNVLFTVENTDPECYWLTNWIETILVQSWYPITVATNSREQKKILAKYLLETSGSLEGLEYKLHDFGYRGVSSQETAGIGASAHLVNFKGTDTVAGIALIKKYYGTKDPVPGYSIPAAEHSTITAWGKDHEKDAFEHIVTQFASVPVSVVSDSYDIYNACEKIWGEDLRHLIVSRSPKAPLIIRPDSGNPLDTVLKVLEILGKKFPVVENAKGYKVLPPYIRVIQGDGVDINTLQEGVLVAQIVEGMKKNKWSIENVSFGSGGALLQKLTRDLLNCSFKCSYVVTNGLGVNVFKDPVADPNKRSKKGRLSLHRTPNGDFVTLEEGKGDLEEYGHDLLHTVFKNGKVMKSYSFDEVRKNARLKDSELEVAPH
- the NAMPT gene encoding nicotinamide phosphoribosyltransferase isoform X5, giving the protein MERAAAGAEFNILLATDSYKVTHYKQYPPNTSKVYSYFECREKKTENSRLKKVKYEETVFYGLQYILNKYLKGKVITKEKIQEAKEVYREHFQDDVFNEKGWSYILEKYEGHLPIEVKAVPEGSVIPRGNVLFTVENTDPECYWLTNWIETILVQSWYPITVATNSREQKKILAKYLLETSGSLEGLEYKLHDFGYRGVSSQETAGIGASAHLVNFKGTDTVAGIALIKKYYGTKDPVPGYSIPAAEHSTITAWGKDHEKDAFEHIVTQFASVPVSVVSDSYDIYNACEKIWGEDLRHLIVSRSPKAPLIIRPDSGNPLDTVLKVLEILGKKFPVVENAKGYKVLPPYIRVIQGDGVDINTLQEGVLVAQIVEGMKKNKWSIENVSFGSGGALLQKLTRDLLNCSFKCSYVVTNGLGVNVFKDPVADPNKRSKKGRLSLHRTPNGDFVTLEEGKGDLEEYGHDLLHTVFKNGKVMKSYSFDEVRKNARLKDSELEVAPH
- the NAMPT gene encoding nicotinamide phosphoribosyltransferase isoform X8; the encoded protein is MLILGVRSSKQTSSVPLLLPGLQRHSRTKTDQSCHFSLLLFKTQVTHYKQYPPNTSKVYSYFECREKKTENSRLKKVKYEETVFYGLQYILNKYLKGKVITKEKIQEAKEVYREHFQDDVFNEKGWSYILEKYEGHLPIEVKAVPEGSVIPRGNVLFTVENTDPECYWLTNWIETILVQSWYPITVATNSREQKKILAKYLLETSGSLEGLEYKLHDFGYRGVSSQETAGIGASAHLVNFKGTDTVAGIALIKKYYGTKDPVPGYSIPAAEHSTITAWGKDHEKDAFEHIVTQFASVPVSVVSDSYDIYNACEKIWGEDLRHLIVSRSPKAPLIIRPDSGNPLDTVLKVLEILGKKFPVVENAKGYKVLPPYIRVIQGDGVDINTLQEAFCRCGGGEPEGHNGSSSR